ACCACCACCTTGAGCCTGGAGGCAGCGCTGCGCCGCCGGGTGGAGAAACGACTGATGCAGCAGGCAGGCGGTCGACCGGTGCGCTTGGCGCCGGCCACCTGGAGCGCTGGCGCGGTCGAGGTGCGCTTGATTCCGCGGGTCACCCTCGCGGGACGGCCGGCCCTTTATGGCGACAACCGCTGTGCCCTGCAGGCGAAGCTCGATGCGGCCTCCGCCCGCGAGCTGGAGCAGGCCTGGGAGGGCGGGCTGCGCGACGCGCAAGTGGAGTATCGCCTGACCTCCGGTGCGACGCCGGGGACGACTCGGCGCTCGCTGCGCTTCGAGTCCAGCCGTCGGACAAGCGACGGTCGGGAGCAGCGCACGGTGACCGAGAAGACCTCCTCGAGCCGGCGCTCCGCCGGGTCCGCCGCCGAGCTGCGCTTCGCCGGTCCTCTGCGTGGTGGCCGTCTCGGATCCGTGAGACGCATCGGCATGTAACGAATTCTCCGCCGCCGTCGCCGGAAGGGCTGCACGAACACGGAATTCGATTGCGCCGCTTCAGAACACCGACTCTCGCGAGAGTCCCTTGACGACTTAGGAACCAGAGCATGCTGAATCTCGACAGCGCCTTAGAGCTTCATGGAGTCACGGTCTTCCGAGACTTCTCCGCCCAAAACCGCTTCTGGTACATGCCGGACTCGCCGCAGGTCACCAGGGAAGGCAACGAGCTGATGTTCCAGCTCTTGGTCTACCGCGAGTCCCTCGAAGATTTCGAGGAAGGCGACCGCGACGGCGGCGGCTTCCTCACCTTGACCGTCGACCTCGGCGTTTCCCGGGGCACCCTCGCCGCCGTGCGCAGCGAGCTTGAGGGGCGGGTCGGGGGCCAGGTGGACCTGGTTCCGGTGCCCTTCGAGCGGGGCAGCGTGCGGGTCTCGGCCCTCGGTGAAGCCGCCGGAGCGGCCCCGGGGCTGACCTCCGGCGACGAAGAGGATGCCGGCTCCGGCTTCGTCGAGGAGATTCTCGGCTCGGCCATGCCGGCCCTCTACGGCGACAACAAGGCGGTGTTCAGCCTCGAGCTCTCGAAGCGCGGGGCGCTGCTCATGAAATCGTCCATCGAGGCCGGCGGAGCGTCTCAGATCGCGGTGGTCTACAACCTCGACTACGAGGGCTTGATGTCGGCGCGGGAGTGCCGCATCACGATCAACTTCCGGCAGTCCTACCAGCACCTGCGCAGCCGCGCCAAGGTCAACACCCTGTGGTTCAAGGCCGACATCGACAACGAGATGGAGACCCTCATGAAGGAGGGGAGCATCGAGATCGAAGACGTCGACTACCTGGGCCTCGAAGGAGCCGAGCTGGCGGAGCGCGCGACGCAGCTTCAGAACCTCGCCAAGGAGCTCGCCACCTGGTCCTTCTTCCGACCCGGTCTGCAGCCCGGCCAGGTACTGGCGCAGGATCGCGGCGAGCTGGAGGTTTACGACCCGGCGGCGGCGGCGGTGGCCGCCACCGGTGGCTTCACCACCCCCCTCGAAACGGCGGCCACCGGCCGCGGCAACACCGGCGACACCGCCGGACCGCGGCACGCCGGTCGCTCGGCCAACGCCAACGCCTCCCGCCCCGGCGGCGAGGATCCGCCGCCGGCCGGTGAAAGCGATGGCGATGGTGATGGCGCGGCCGAGGGCGGTGGCGAGCGGTCGCTGACGGCGGTCGAGCGCTGGAATCAGGCCGGTCGGCCGCAGGTCGGCTATCTGATGCGCTCCCTGTCCCAGGAAGAGCAGCAGACCATCACCTTCGATCTGCGCCAGGTCTCCGCCCAGCGGCGGACGGCGGCGCCGCAGAGCTCGCTGCGCTTCGCCTCGGCCGGCACCGACCTCTCCGACCGCATCGTCCTGGTGGACCTGCGCCATCCCTTCTTCGAGCGTCTCGAGGGCAGCGTGTCGAGCACCGCCGACTTCGAGGCCGAGGGAGTGCGCTCGATGAACGTCAAGGTGCGCTACGGCGTGCGGGAGGACGGCAGCGGGCCGAAGGATACCGACGAGTTCGTGCTCAATGCCCCTGGCGAGACGGGCTCCTTCGCCTTCCACCTCGACCACCGCTTGAGCGTCGAGCTGGAGTATCAGGTGATCGTTCACTATCGCGCCGGCTTCGCCCTCGGCGACGGCTCATCGTCGGCGACCTCGCCGTGGATTCGCACCAGCACCCGCAATCTCGACATCGATCCGCGGGTGGTCGGTGCGACCTTCCCGGTCACGGTGACGGCCGGCCAGGTCGATTGGGCGGCGGTGCAGAGCATCCAGACGGAGGTGCGCTATCCCGAGGCGGCGGCCGGCGCCAACGCCTCGTCGACCCATGTTCTGACCCAGAGCGAGTCGACCGCCGTGGTGCACATTCGGCCGCCGGAGGGCGCCTCGCGAAAGTTCGAGGTCGCCTCGACCTACTTCTATGCCTCCTCCCAGGAGGGACCGGTGCTGCAGAGCGGCGAGGGCGCCCAGCTAATGGTCCTCAACCAACCGCCGACCAAGGCGGTGCCGATCTCGGTCAATCTGGTGGATCCGCTGGCGCGCATTCGCAAGGCCCTGGTCGAGCTCGAGTACGAGAACCAGCAGACCAGTCTCGAGCTCACCGGCGACGGGGCGAGTGCCGGCTGGACCCTGTTCCGCTCGCGCCTTGACGAGGATCCTCGCTACGGCTACGCGGTGACCGTGTTCGGCAACGACGGCACCACCCGCTCGACGCCGTCGCGCGAGACCGCCGAGCGCAACCTGATCGTCGGCGACATCGTCGAGGGCATGCTCGAGGTCGAGGTGCGGATCCTGACCCCCGATCTCACCGCCGCCGGCTTCGTGCTCGCCAAGCTCCGCCTCGACTATCCGGATGCGCCCGACTGGGCCGATCCGAATGTCGAGAAGACCTTCGAGGGCGTTCCCGAGGCCTTCCACTGGAAGGTTCCCAAGCAGGCCGGTGGGGGCGACGAGTACACCTACACCATGCAGTGGTTCCGGGCGGACGGCTCACGGGAAACCGTGGGGCCGGAGACGGCGCGGGACGAAGTTCTGATCCTCATTCCTCCCGTAAGGAGCTGACCTCATGTCGCAAGAGCTCAACGCTGCGCTGAATTTCTTTTTCGGAACCTTCTTGAGCGAAGGCCAGCGCCGCACGCTGCGTGCCGCCGGTGATCGCTGCAAGATCCGCCTCGGCAACTACACCCGCCACCGCGGCGCCCCGGTGCCGGTCGTCGGCGACGAAGAACGCACCCCGCGCTACGCCATCGGCGTCGGACCGGAGCTCGCCCTCGGCGAGCAGGGAGTTCCGGCCGTCGGCGATGCGGTGGTCGGTGACGACCCGCAAAAGGTCTTCTTGCTCTGGCTGCGCGATGTCGCCGACATCCGCGACGACTCCGCCGAGGAGATCCAGCGGGTGATGAGCAATGTCGACTTCTATGCGACCGAAGAGGTCTCCGCCGATGCCGCCGCCTGGTCCGAGGCGATCGCCGGGACGGCCGATCGCTCCACCTTGGCGGTCAACTTCTTCGAGCACGACGAGGTGCCCGAGGCCTTCGCCAGCCTCGCCGGCTCGGTCCAGGTCTTCCGCGAAACCCTCTACCATTTCTTCACCTTCACCGAGGGCGGTGATTACTACCAGCGCTGGTCCGGCGACAGCCGGGAGATTCCCGCGGGCCTGGCAGCCGACTATCGGCAGCGCAACATCATCGAGCTGCAGCTCAAGCGCTACGACGAGTACATCTACTCCCTGCTGCCGGCGCGTTTCCTCGACCCGTCTGCGGCGAGGGACAGCGGCATGCGCGAGGTGGTTTGGGGGTTCCGCCGCGGTGCCGACGGCTTGCCCGTCGAGGCCCGGGTTCTCCACACCGTGCCGATTGACTTTGGCGAGGCGGGAGACTTCTACGACTTCGTCTGCTTCGAGGCCGAAGAGGGCGAAGGTGCCGAAATGCCGGTGACGGCGCGCCCGGCGATCGACGCTCGTCTCGCCGACTTCATGCAGACCTTGCCCGAGGAAGGGGAGGCGCGCTCCGCCGAGCTACGCAACTCGACGGTGACCACCAATACCGAGGAGCCCGCCGTCAAAGTGTTCGCGCGGGTGGCGCCAGGCACCGAGCTGCCGGAGGGCATCAGCAGCCTCGGAGAAGGTGAGAATCGCATTCTCCTGGTGCCGCCGGAGCGGGTCGGGGAGGTCGCAGGCCTCGACGGCGTCGAATCCCTCGAAGCCCCCAAGCCGCTGCTCCCGAAGCTCTCGGATGTCCGGCCGATGGTGAACCTTCCGGCCCTCGAGACTCGCATCGCCGCCGCCAACCGCGGCGGCGCCGGGACGGTGGTTGGGGTGATCGACTCCGGCCTCGACGCTCAGCACCCGGCCTTCGCCGGCCGAGTCCTCGGGGTATGGGAGCAGGGTGACGATGCCGGCCCGACGCCGGCGGATGGCTTCAGCGTCCCTGGCGACACCTTCGGCAATTTCTTGCGCGAGATGTTCTGGGGTCACGGCACCGAGCACACCGGTGCGACCGTCGGGAATGCCCGCGATGGCGGGGCTCACGGCACCCACGTCACCGGCATCGCCGCCGGGGCCGAGGTCACCGGGCCGAATCCGGTGCCGGCCGGTATGGCGCCGCAGGCCAATATCGTCGCGGTGCAGCGGGGTCGTGCTCGCACCGAGCCGGACAACGAGTTCTCAGCGGCGGATCGGTCGATCTCCGACTGGGATGTCTACACCGCCATTGCTTACATCTTGGAGAAGGCCGAGCGCAATCAAGCCGGGACGCCGGTGGTGGTCAACATGAGCTTTGGCAACCATGACCACGCCCACGATGGAACTGCTTCTCTGAGTCGCTCCCTGGCCGATGTCTCTCAGCTCAACGGCGAGGACCGGCCCGGCCTCGCGCTGGTGGCGGCGGCCGGCAACGAACGCGGCGACCAGCGCCATATCCAGCGCAGCGTGGCGGCTTCGGGGCAGCGCAACTTCGAGTTCGGCCTCACCGGCCTCGATAGCCGCATCCCTTACACCGAGGTCATCACCCTCTGGGTGACCAATCCGGATCCTGACAACGTCAACGACCTGGACCTGCGAGTCAACACCCGCAATCCAGGGTCTTTGACGGCGGTGACGCCGAACTATAGCCAGGAGGCCACCCACACCCCCAACTGGGTGACCTTCTGGGCCCAGGGAGTGCATGTCGGGACGTCCTTCGGGCCGCGTGATCCGCACAACCGCGACTTCAACATTCGCATCCGGCTTCAAACGGCGACGGCCTTGGTGCCCGATCCCGCCGGAACGGTTTCGCTCTTGGGGAGCAACTTCACCCAGGTGCGAGTGGATCGCAACTGGAGAATCAACGGCACCACGACCGATGTTCGGACGGTGGCCGGAGCCATCCCGATTCCCTTGGGGCCGTCCTCGATTCCAGCCGGTGCCTCGCCTGCTCTGACGGCGGCTTTCAATACCCTCAACGGTTTGACCACCGGCCGCTGGCGGGTGACGGTGCGCAACCGCACCTCGGGAGACCTCGACTTCCACGTCTGGGCGGGGCGCGAGAACGCTGAGTTTCGCGGCGTGGCGGCGGCGGATATTTCCCACCTGATCTGCTCGCCGGCGGACTCCGAGGGGGTCATCGCGGTGGGCTCCTGCAACGCCAATTTGGCGGTGCCCAATCCGCCGGGGCCGGACATCATTGCCGACTCCAATCCGGAGGGAGCGATCACCAGCTTCTCGAGCCCGGGGCCGCTGCGCAATCAACCGGCCAACTCGGGGGTCGAGATCACCGCCCCCGGCAACATGATCATCTCAGCGCGTTCGGTGCAGGATCTCACCGACGAGATCGCCTCCGGAACGACGAGCCTGTTCACCGTCAACACCCTGGCGCGACGCATGCCGGGAACCTCGATGGCGAGCCCGGCGGTGGCCGGCCTCATCGCCAACGTGATGGCCGAGGAGCCCAACTTGACGCTGGGTCAGATTCGCGCTCGTCTGGCCACCTGCTCGGTGCCGACGACCTTGCGCGACGGCACGACGCCGATGCCGGCCACCGCGCCGACCTCGGCGGACGACTGGGGCGCCGGCCTGATCGACGCCAACCTGATGAAGCCGTGAGCGGTAGACTTGGCTCATGAACGGTGACTGCCCACCGCCGGACCGACCGGCCGAAGTGCGGCCTGCCGACGAGCAGGCCGCCAACGAGCAGGTTGCCGACGAGCAGGCCGCCGAGGCGCCTGCGGAGGAGGCT
Above is a window of Acidobacteriota bacterium DNA encoding:
- a CDS encoding S8 family serine peptidase — encoded protein: MSQELNAALNFFFGTFLSEGQRRTLRAAGDRCKIRLGNYTRHRGAPVPVVGDEERTPRYAIGVGPELALGEQGVPAVGDAVVGDDPQKVFLLWLRDVADIRDDSAEEIQRVMSNVDFYATEEVSADAAAWSEAIAGTADRSTLAVNFFEHDEVPEAFASLAGSVQVFRETLYHFFTFTEGGDYYQRWSGDSREIPAGLAADYRQRNIIELQLKRYDEYIYSLLPARFLDPSAARDSGMREVVWGFRRGADGLPVEARVLHTVPIDFGEAGDFYDFVCFEAEEGEGAEMPVTARPAIDARLADFMQTLPEEGEARSAELRNSTVTTNTEEPAVKVFARVAPGTELPEGISSLGEGENRILLVPPERVGEVAGLDGVESLEAPKPLLPKLSDVRPMVNLPALETRIAAANRGGAGTVVGVIDSGLDAQHPAFAGRVLGVWEQGDDAGPTPADGFSVPGDTFGNFLREMFWGHGTEHTGATVGNARDGGAHGTHVTGIAAGAEVTGPNPVPAGMAPQANIVAVQRGRARTEPDNEFSAADRSISDWDVYTAIAYILEKAERNQAGTPVVVNMSFGNHDHAHDGTASLSRSLADVSQLNGEDRPGLALVAAAGNERGDQRHIQRSVAASGQRNFEFGLTGLDSRIPYTEVITLWVTNPDPDNVNDLDLRVNTRNPGSLTAVTPNYSQEATHTPNWVTFWAQGVHVGTSFGPRDPHNRDFNIRIRLQTATALVPDPAGTVSLLGSNFTQVRVDRNWRINGTTTDVRTVAGAIPIPLGPSSIPAGASPALTAAFNTLNGLTTGRWRVTVRNRTSGDLDFHVWAGRENAEFRGVAAADISHLICSPADSEGVIAVGSCNANLAVPNPPGPDIIADSNPEGAITSFSSPGPLRNQPANSGVEITAPGNMIISARSVQDLTDEIASGTTSLFTVNTLARRMPGTSMASPAVAGLIANVMAEEPNLTLGQIRARLATCSVPTTLRDGTTPMPATAPTSADDWGAGLIDANLMKP